The Bacteroidales bacterium genome includes a region encoding these proteins:
- the rpsB gene encoding 30S ribosomal protein S2 → MANLTFNQLLDAGAHFGHLKRKWNPNMAPYIFMEKNGIHIIDLHKTIVKLDEAANAMRNIARSGRKILFVATKKQAKDIVAEKVGAIGMPYVTERWFGGMLTNFPTIRKAVKKMSMIDKMEKDGTLGHMSKRERLQISRQREKLEKNLGSIVDMTRIPAAVFIVDIQKEKNAVAEARRLNIPIFAIVDTNSNPNLVDFAIPANDDAAKSISLILDYVIDAVKEGLNERKVERDKEDDGSDNKPAKRTRARKSADRAKAEAEEELDEDEDIDDVDLDEDDEEVDEVEDDIDETDED, encoded by the coding sequence ATGGCAAATTTAACATTTAACCAACTGCTTGATGCCGGAGCACACTTCGGACACCTAAAGCGTAAGTGGAATCCAAACATGGCTCCATATATCTTCATGGAGAAAAACGGGATTCACATTATAGACCTTCACAAAACAATTGTGAAACTCGACGAGGCTGCAAATGCAATGAGAAACATAGCCCGCTCGGGAAGAAAAATATTGTTTGTCGCCACAAAAAAACAAGCCAAAGATATTGTTGCCGAAAAAGTAGGCGCAATAGGAATGCCATACGTTACAGAACGTTGGTTTGGCGGTATGTTGACAAACTTTCCAACAATTCGCAAAGCCGTTAAAAAAATGTCAATGATTGACAAAATGGAAAAAGACGGTACACTTGGACACATGTCAAAGCGCGAACGCTTACAAATTTCACGTCAACGTGAAAAACTTGAGAAAAACCTTGGTTCAATCGTTGATATGACAAGAATACCAGCGGCAGTTTTTATCGTTGATATACAAAAAGAGAAAAATGCTGTAGCTGAGGCTCGCCGTTTGAACATCCCAATTTTTGCTATTGTGGATACAAACTCAAATCCTAATTTGGTTGATTTTGCAATTCCCGCAAACGACGACGCGGCAAAATCAATTTCATTAATCCTTGATTATGTCATAGATGCTGTAAAAGAGGGATTAAACGAGCGTAAAGTAGAGCGCGACAAAGAGGACGATGGTTCAGATAACAAACCAGCAAAGAGAACCAGAGCAAGAAAATCAGCTGATAGGGCAAAAGCCGAGGCTGAAGAAGAGCTTGACGAAGATGAAGATATAGACGATGTTGATCTTGATGAAGATGATGAGGAAGTGGACGAGGTAGAAGACGACATTGATGAAACAGATGAAGATTAA